A single region of the Mycobacterium lentiflavum genome encodes:
- a CDS encoding UDP-glucose dehydrogenase family protein — MRCTVFGTGYLGATHAVGMAVLGHEVVGVDIDPGKVAKLAAGDIPFYEPGLRELLTDNLAAGRLRFTTDYDLAADFADVHFLGVGTPQKKGEYGADLSHVNAVIDNLVPRLARPAVLVGKSTVPVGTAAELAERAAALAPAGVDVEIAWNPEFLREGHAVHDTLEPDRIVLGIQQDSVRSEIVIRELYAPILEAGVPFLVTDLQTAELVKVSANAFLATKISFINAVSEVCEAAGADVTLLADALGYDSRIGRKFLNAGLGFGGGCLPKDIRAFMARAGELGANQALTFLREVDSINMRRRTKMVELATAACGGSLLGANIAVLGAAFKPESDDVRDSPALNVAGQLQLNGAVVNVYDPKALENARRLFPTLNYAVSVTEACEGADAVLVLTEWQEFTDLDPEDLADRVRARVVVDGRNCLDVERWTHAGWKVFRLGARRP; from the coding sequence ATGCGATGCACCGTCTTCGGTACTGGATATCTGGGTGCTACGCACGCAGTCGGCATGGCTGTGCTGGGACACGAGGTCGTCGGGGTTGATATCGACCCAGGCAAAGTCGCCAAGCTCGCCGCGGGTGACATTCCCTTCTACGAGCCCGGTCTCCGAGAGTTGTTGACCGACAACCTGGCTGCCGGCAGATTGCGGTTCACCACCGACTACGACTTGGCGGCCGATTTCGCCGACGTGCACTTCCTGGGCGTCGGTACACCGCAAAAGAAGGGCGAGTACGGCGCCGACCTCAGCCACGTCAACGCCGTCATCGACAACCTTGTACCCCGGCTGGCTAGGCCGGCCGTGCTGGTCGGCAAATCGACTGTGCCAGTGGGCACTGCGGCCGAGCTCGCCGAGCGCGCCGCTGCACTGGCGCCCGCGGGGGTCGACGTCGAAATCGCGTGGAATCCCGAGTTCCTGCGTGAGGGACACGCGGTGCATGACACCTTGGAGCCCGACCGCATTGTGCTTGGTATTCAACAGGATTCGGTGCGCTCAGAGATCGTCATCCGCGAGTTGTACGCACCAATCCTCGAAGCGGGTGTGCCTTTCCTCGTAACCGATTTGCAGACAGCGGAATTGGTTAAGGTTTCAGCCAATGCCTTTCTTGCGACCAAGATTTCGTTCATCAATGCCGTCTCCGAGGTGTGTGAGGCCGCGGGGGCCGACGTCACGCTGCTCGCCGACGCGCTTGGGTACGATTCCCGCATCGGGCGCAAATTCCTGAACGCCGGCTTGGGTTTTGGCGGTGGCTGCCTGCCCAAGGACATTCGAGCTTTCATGGCGCGCGCCGGTGAGCTAGGTGCCAACCAGGCGCTGACGTTCCTGCGCGAGGTAGACAGCATCAACATGCGCCGGCGCACCAAGATGGTTGAGCTGGCCACCGCCGCGTGCGGCGGTTCGCTGTTGGGCGCCAATATCGCCGTGCTCGGAGCGGCTTTCAAGCCCGAGTCCGACGATGTCCGGGATTCACCGGCGCTCAACGTCGCCGGTCAGCTGCAGCTCAACGGGGCCGTGGTCAACGTCTACGACCCGAAAGCCCTGGAGAACGCGCGCCGCCTGTTCCCGACGCTGAACTACGCGGTGTCGGTGACCGAGGCCTGCGAGGGCGCGGACGCGGTCCTGGTGCTGACAGAGTGGCAGGAATTCACTGACCTCGACCCGGAAGACCTCGCCGATCGGGTGCGTGCCCGCGTCGTCGTCGACGGCCGCAACTGCCTGGACGTCGAGCGCTGGACGCACGCGGGCTGGAAGGTGTTCCGGCTCGGGGCGCGACGTCCGTAG
- a CDS encoding DUF7159 family protein, which translates to MDTVLGVSMAPTAVRMVLVEGENGDGATVDEDNFDIASDDDAATTSAADQVVSAILGTQEGAAQGGYQLTSTGVTWTDPVEAAALRDALAAHKVENVMLVSAFLAAAALAQAVGNETNYAQTALLFIEPDTATLALVDTADGSIADVHRQPLPEDDDAAVAQLATMVSEAETLDTRPGAVFVVGSGVDVPLIKPALEAATTLPLAMPEEPDTALARGAALASAHAPLFASSTAAQAYAQDPGTGAIDPFAIAPGYFDSPDSGEGALAYSAVPENYVDAYTSEHTAATSLIDYQETDYPERSSFGLVGSVVASIFIVGVAALIVSLAVAIRPTAGVKPVPSHNIVAPATPAPAAPAPAAPAPAPAAPASAPAAPAPAAAPIQAPAPVPQAPAPAPIPDAPAPVPVQIPDAPAPIPDAPAPVPVPAAPAPAPVAPIPVPIPLPIPPVIGVPGVPIGPGGGGFPGSQGRGGGGFPGSQGPGEGGFPGGGHGGGGFPGGGGGHGGGGFPGFPGGGGGHGGFGGGHGGFGRH; encoded by the coding sequence TTGGACACCGTACTTGGGGTGTCGATGGCGCCAACGGCAGTCCGGATGGTTCTGGTCGAAGGCGAAAATGGCGATGGCGCCACCGTCGATGAAGACAATTTCGACATCGCTTCCGATGACGACGCGGCGACGACAAGCGCTGCGGATCAAGTGGTTTCGGCGATCCTGGGAACCCAGGAGGGTGCGGCTCAGGGCGGCTACCAGCTGACGTCGACGGGCGTCACCTGGACCGATCCCGTCGAGGCGGCCGCCCTGCGCGACGCACTGGCCGCGCACAAGGTCGAGAACGTGATGTTGGTCTCGGCGTTCCTCGCCGCGGCCGCCTTGGCGCAGGCGGTCGGCAACGAAACCAATTACGCGCAGACCGCGCTGCTGTTCATCGAACCCGACACCGCGACCTTGGCGCTTGTCGATACCGCCGACGGGTCGATCGCCGATGTGCATCGTCAGCCCCTGCCCGAAGACGACGACGCCGCGGTGGCACAGCTGGCCACGATGGTTTCCGAGGCCGAGACGCTGGACACCCGCCCGGGCGCGGTATTCGTCGTGGGCTCCGGCGTCGATGTTCCGCTGATCAAGCCCGCCCTGGAGGCCGCGACCACGCTCCCGCTGGCAATGCCCGAGGAGCCCGACACCGCACTGGCTCGCGGCGCCGCCCTGGCGTCGGCCCACGCGCCGCTGTTCGCCTCGTCCACCGCTGCGCAGGCCTACGCGCAGGACCCCGGCACCGGTGCCATCGACCCCTTCGCGATTGCCCCCGGTTATTTCGACAGCCCGGACTCCGGCGAGGGTGCGCTGGCGTACAGCGCCGTTCCCGAGAACTATGTCGACGCCTACACAAGCGAACACACCGCCGCCACCTCACTCATTGACTACCAAGAAACTGACTACCCGGAACGCAGTTCGTTTGGACTCGTAGGCAGCGTGGTGGCGTCGATCTTCATCGTCGGGGTGGCGGCGCTGATCGTTTCGCTGGCGGTCGCGATCCGGCCGACCGCCGGTGTGAAGCCGGTTCCCAGCCACAACATCGTCGCCCCCGCCACACCGGCGCCGGCGGCTCCGGCTCCCGCCGCGCCCGCACCGGCTCCCGCTGCGCCCGCCTCGGCTCCTGCGGCTCCCGCGCCCGCGGCGGCCCCGATCCAGGCTCCGGCGCCTGTTCCTCAGGCGCCCGCTCCGGCTCCGATACCCGACGCCCCGGCGCCGGTTCCGGTCCAGATCCCGGACGCACCTGCACCGATACCCGACGCACCCGCGCCGGTCCCGGTTCCGGCGGCCCCGGCGCCCGCGCCCGTGGCGCCGATTCCCGTGCCGATCCCGTTGCCGATACCTCCGGTTATCGGCGTGCCCGGCGTGCCGATCGGACCCGGCGGTGGTGGGTTCCCCGGCAGCCAGGGCCGCGGCGGTGGTGGCTTCCCCGGTAGCCAAGGCCCCGGCGAAGGTGGCTTCCCCGGCGGTGGTCACGGTGGCGGCGGCTTCCCCGGGGGTGGCGGTGGTCACGGTGGCGGCGGTTTTCCCGGCTTCCCCGGCGGTGGCGGCGGTCACGGTGGTTTCGGCGGCGGTCACGGCGGGTTTGGCCGCCATTAG
- a CDS encoding pyridoxal phosphate-dependent aminotransferase, whose translation MDGDGTIGDVTTHQVPVHIPGHHRQRTFAQSSKLQDVLYEIRGPVHQHAARLEAEGHRILKLNIGNPAPFGFDAPDVIMRDMIQALPYAQGYSDSQGILPARRAVVTRYELVDGFPRFDVDDVFLGNGCSELITMTLQALLDNGDQVLIPSPDYPLWTASTSLAGGTPVHYLCDETQGWQPDIADMESKITARTKALVVINPNNPTGAVYSREILTQIVELARKHQLLLLADEIYDKILYGDAKHISLATLAPDLLCLTFNGLSKAYRVAGYRAGWLAITGPKDHASSFIEGISLLANMRLCPNVPAQHAIQVALGGYQSIDDLVLPGGRLLEQRDIAWTKLNQIPGVSCVKPDGALYAFPRLDPEVYDIEDDEQLVLDLLLQEKILVGQGTGFNWPAPDHLRIVTLPWARDLSAAIERLGNFLTAYRQ comes from the coding sequence GTGGACGGCGATGGCACCATTGGTGACGTGACCACTCACCAGGTGCCCGTGCACATCCCCGGCCACCACCGGCAGCGGACCTTCGCGCAGTCGTCCAAGCTTCAGGACGTTCTGTACGAAATCCGCGGCCCGGTGCACCAGCACGCTGCGCGGCTCGAGGCCGAGGGCCACCGCATCCTCAAGCTCAACATCGGCAACCCGGCGCCATTCGGCTTCGACGCACCCGACGTGATCATGCGCGACATGATCCAGGCGCTGCCCTACGCACAGGGTTACTCGGATTCGCAGGGCATCCTGCCGGCCCGGCGCGCGGTGGTCACCCGCTATGAGCTGGTCGACGGCTTCCCGCGTTTCGACGTCGACGACGTCTTCCTGGGCAACGGGTGCTCCGAGCTGATCACGATGACGCTGCAAGCCCTGCTCGACAACGGCGATCAGGTGCTGATTCCCTCCCCCGACTACCCGTTGTGGACGGCGTCGACATCCCTGGCGGGGGGCACGCCGGTGCACTACCTGTGCGACGAGACCCAGGGGTGGCAGCCCGACATCGCCGACATGGAGTCGAAGATCACCGCGCGCACGAAGGCGCTGGTCGTGATCAATCCGAACAACCCCACCGGCGCCGTGTACAGCCGCGAAATCCTCACCCAGATCGTCGAGCTGGCCCGCAAGCACCAGCTGCTGCTGCTGGCCGACGAGATCTACGACAAGATCCTCTACGGCGACGCCAAGCACATCAGCCTGGCCACGCTCGCGCCGGACCTGCTGTGCCTGACCTTCAACGGCCTGTCGAAGGCCTACCGGGTGGCCGGGTACCGGGCCGGCTGGCTGGCGATCACCGGACCCAAGGACCACGCCAGCAGCTTCATCGAGGGAATCAGCCTGCTGGCCAACATGCGGCTATGCCCGAATGTGCCTGCCCAGCACGCGATCCAGGTCGCCCTCGGCGGCTACCAAAGCATCGACGACCTGGTGCTGCCCGGGGGCCGGCTGCTCGAGCAACGTGACATCGCATGGACCAAGCTCAACCAGATTCCCGGGGTGTCCTGTGTTAAGCCGGATGGGGCGTTGTACGCGTTTCCGCGGCTGGACCCCGAGGTCTACGACATCGAGGATGACGAACAGCTGGTCCTCGACCTGCTGCTGCAGGAGAAGATCCTGGTAGGCCAGGGCACCGGCTTCAACTGGCCGGCCCCCGATCACCTGCGCATCGTCACCCTGCCGTGGGCACGTGATCTGTCGGCGGCGATTGAACGGCTGGGCAACTTCCTGACCGCCTATCGGCAGTAA
- a CDS encoding YibE/F family protein produces MTHSHSHNLSSGPSLLGPLPAKIVVGLLVAIGIGVIAGAVVLWPSRQHVDIPMPFQSATGGAVTTERAHVLSSGLADCGSPSASQVLTTAPQPGTPGTGRCVETLVAIDSGPNAGAKTLLEFSPGPGQPHFTADDHIRVVRQVDPQGATTYAFYDFERGWALVGLAVAFALVIVAVARWRGLLALVGIVVAFLVLVVFLLPALRDGAPAVPVALVASAAILYVVIYLAHGVNLRTSAALLGTLAALLLAAGLSWGAIELAHLTGLSDEQNSAVSAYLGSVSISGLLLAGFIIGSLGVLNDVTVTQASTVFELAHVGGDTSRRTIFLSAIRVGRDHIASTVYTLVLAYAGSSLPLLLLFSVANRSLSDVLISESVAIELVRSAVGGIALALSVPLTTAIAAVLAKPGELSPAPSSPAGSRHTRT; encoded by the coding sequence GTGACCCACTCGCATTCGCACAACCTGTCGTCAGGACCGTCCCTGCTGGGTCCGCTGCCCGCCAAAATCGTCGTGGGGCTGTTGGTAGCGATCGGGATAGGCGTGATTGCCGGTGCGGTGGTGTTGTGGCCGAGCCGCCAGCACGTCGACATCCCGATGCCGTTTCAGAGCGCCACCGGCGGGGCGGTGACCACCGAGCGTGCGCACGTGCTGTCCAGCGGGCTGGCCGACTGCGGCAGCCCGTCGGCCAGTCAGGTGCTCACCACGGCTCCGCAACCGGGGACACCGGGCACGGGACGATGCGTCGAGACCTTGGTCGCGATCGACTCGGGGCCGAATGCCGGCGCGAAGACCCTGTTGGAGTTCTCGCCCGGTCCCGGTCAGCCGCACTTCACAGCGGACGACCACATCCGGGTGGTGCGGCAGGTCGACCCGCAGGGCGCCACCACGTACGCGTTCTACGACTTCGAGCGCGGCTGGGCGCTGGTGGGGCTGGCCGTGGCGTTCGCATTGGTCATCGTCGCGGTCGCGCGTTGGCGCGGATTGCTGGCGCTGGTCGGTATCGTGGTCGCGTTTCTGGTGCTGGTGGTCTTCTTGCTGCCGGCGCTGCGCGACGGCGCACCCGCGGTTCCGGTGGCGCTGGTGGCGTCGGCGGCGATCCTGTACGTGGTCATCTATCTCGCCCACGGAGTCAACCTGCGCACCAGCGCCGCCCTGCTGGGCACGTTGGCGGCGTTGCTGTTGGCAGCCGGATTATCTTGGGGAGCAATCGAATTAGCGCATCTGACCGGGCTGTCTGATGAACAGAACTCGGCGGTCAGCGCGTATCTCGGCAGCGTGTCGATCAGTGGGCTGCTGCTCGCCGGATTCATCATCGGGTCGCTGGGTGTGCTCAACGATGTGACGGTGACGCAGGCGTCAACCGTCTTCGAGCTCGCCCATGTCGGCGGCGACACCTCGCGGCGCACGATCTTCCTGAGCGCAATACGGGTGGGGCGCGATCACATTGCCAGCACCGTCTACACGCTGGTGCTGGCATACGCCGGCAGCTCGCTGCCGCTGCTGCTGCTCTTCAGCGTCGCAAATCGATCGCTGAGCGACGTGCTGATCAGCGAGAGCGTGGCGATCGAACTCGTGCGTTCCGCGGTGGGCGGAATTGCGCTCGCGCTGTCGGTGCCGTTGACCACGGCGATCGCCGCCGTGCTGGCCAAACCGGGCGAGCTCAGCCCCGCTCCATCATCTCCAGCAGGTAGCCGCCATACCCGGACTTGA
- a CDS encoding nuclear transport factor 2 family protein, protein MTTSEIATVLAWHDALASADIETLTALSSDDIDLGDAHGAAQGHEALRTWASSNPATTELGKMYVHDGVVVAEQTGGAPGALAFRVVHDHVTSVFRHQDLASALAATELTQADLVT, encoded by the coding sequence ATGACGACATCGGAGATTGCCACCGTGCTGGCTTGGCACGACGCTCTCGCCAGCGCGGACATCGAGACCTTGACGGCCCTATCCAGCGACGACATCGACCTGGGTGACGCGCACGGAGCAGCGCAGGGCCATGAGGCGCTGCGCACCTGGGCCTCCTCCAACCCGGCGACCACCGAACTCGGCAAGATGTACGTGCACGACGGCGTCGTGGTCGCCGAACAAACGGGCGGCGCGCCCGGCGCGTTGGCGTTCCGCGTGGTCCACGACCATGTCACCTCGGTGTTCCGCCACCAGGACTTGGCGTCGGCGCTGGCGGCCACCGAACTCACCCAGGCCGACCTCGTCACCTAG
- a CDS encoding heterodisulfide reductase-related iron-sulfur binding cluster, translating to MTTQTIIRLVLGLGLTAIVALFALKRVWWLYRLVMSGQPVSGRTNDIGTRIWTQIAEVFGQRKLLKWSIPGLAHFFTMWGFFILITVYIEAYGTLFQPNFHIPIVGRWDALGFLQDFIALAVLAGIITFAIIRLRSEPKEHGRSSRFYGSHTGGAWLILFMISLVIVSFAIFRGASVVTGNFPYGRGAFFSHAMGALMQPLGVTANEWIETFALLAHIAVALFFLIIVLHSKHLHIFLAPINVTFKRLPDGLGPLLPMESGGKPINFEDPGEDDVFGRGKIEDFTWKANLDFATCTECGRCQSQCPAWNTGKPLSPKLVIMDLRDHWMAKAPYILGEKTAEPLEGLDLETVEEEAHHVPESGFGRVPGHGPEQVARPLVGTAEQGGVIDPDVLWSCVSCGACVEQCPVDIEHVDHIIDMRRYQVMMESEFPSELSVLFKNLETKGNPWGQNAGDRTNWIDEVDFDVPVYGEDVESFDGYEYLFWVGCAGAYDDKAKKTTKAVAELLSIAGVKFMVLGTGETCNGDSARRSGNEFLFQQLAAQAVETLDGVFEGVETVDRKIVVTCPHCFNTIGREYRQLGANYSVLHHTQLLNRLVRDKKLVPVTPVSQDITYHDPCYLGRHNKVYEAPRELIGFAGANLTEMPRNSDRSFCCGAGGARMWMEEHIGKRINHERVDEALATNAATIATGCPFCRVMVTDGVNDRQEEAGRSGVEVLDVAQILLGSLEYDKATLPEKGTAAKEASEKAGERAAKAEPKAAAPAATAPEEAPATVAEPAPAEPEQPAKAAAPAKGLGIAGGAKRPGAKKAAAPAAQAPAAPAAPAPATEAAEAKTEAAPAKGLGLAAGAKRPGAKKAAPAAAAPATEAPPESTEAAAPKAAEKTEEKTEPAEAAEPKAPAAPVKGLGIAAGAKRPGAKKAAAPAAPAAEAKAEAAAPVEQKAETKPEPSPEPSEDTNGDAAPPAAPVKGLGIARGARPPGKR from the coding sequence GTGACCACGCAAACGATCATCAGATTGGTGTTAGGGCTGGGCCTGACGGCGATCGTGGCGTTGTTCGCCCTCAAACGCGTCTGGTGGCTCTACCGACTCGTCATGTCCGGGCAGCCGGTCAGCGGTCGCACCAACGACATCGGCACCCGCATCTGGACGCAGATCGCCGAGGTATTCGGTCAGCGCAAGCTGCTGAAGTGGTCGATCCCCGGCCTTGCGCACTTCTTCACCATGTGGGGCTTCTTCATCCTCATCACGGTGTACATCGAGGCATACGGCACCCTGTTCCAACCCAATTTCCACATCCCGATCGTCGGCCGCTGGGATGCACTGGGTTTCTTGCAGGACTTCATCGCGCTCGCCGTGCTGGCCGGCATCATCACGTTCGCGATCATCCGATTGCGCAGTGAGCCAAAGGAACACGGCCGTTCGTCACGGTTCTACGGTTCCCACACCGGCGGCGCTTGGCTGATTCTGTTCATGATCTCGCTGGTCATCGTCAGCTTCGCGATCTTCCGAGGCGCCTCTGTCGTCACCGGCAACTTCCCGTACGGCCGGGGTGCGTTCTTCTCGCACGCCATGGGCGCCCTCATGCAACCACTGGGCGTGACTGCTAACGAATGGATCGAGACCTTCGCTCTGCTGGCTCACATCGCGGTGGCGCTGTTCTTCTTGATCATCGTGCTGCACTCCAAGCACCTGCACATCTTCCTGGCGCCGATCAACGTCACCTTCAAACGCCTGCCCGACGGCCTTGGTCCGCTGCTGCCGATGGAATCCGGCGGCAAGCCGATCAACTTCGAAGATCCAGGCGAGGACGACGTTTTCGGTCGCGGCAAGATCGAGGACTTCACCTGGAAGGCGAACCTCGACTTCGCCACGTGTACCGAGTGCGGGCGCTGCCAGTCGCAGTGCCCAGCCTGGAATACCGGAAAGCCGTTGTCGCCCAAGCTCGTCATCATGGACCTGCGCGATCACTGGATGGCCAAGGCGCCCTACATCCTGGGCGAGAAGACCGCCGAGCCGCTGGAGGGTCTGGACCTCGAGACGGTCGAAGAAGAAGCCCATCACGTTCCGGAGTCCGGCTTCGGCCGCGTTCCCGGCCACGGACCCGAGCAGGTGGCGCGCCCGCTGGTCGGCACCGCCGAGCAGGGCGGTGTGATCGATCCCGACGTGCTGTGGTCGTGCGTGTCCTGCGGCGCCTGCGTCGAACAGTGCCCGGTGGACATCGAGCACGTCGATCACATCATCGATATGCGCCGCTACCAGGTGATGATGGAGTCGGAGTTCCCGTCCGAGCTGTCGGTGCTGTTCAAGAACCTGGAGACCAAGGGCAACCCGTGGGGCCAGAACGCCGGCGACCGGACCAACTGGATCGACGAGGTCGACTTCGACGTCCCGGTCTACGGCGAGGACGTCGAAAGCTTCGACGGCTACGAGTACCTGTTCTGGGTGGGCTGCGCCGGCGCCTACGACGACAAGGCCAAGAAGACCACGAAGGCCGTCGCCGAGCTGCTTTCCATCGCCGGGGTGAAGTTCATGGTGCTGGGCACCGGGGAGACCTGCAACGGTGACTCGGCGCGCCGGTCCGGCAACGAGTTCCTGTTCCAGCAACTGGCAGCCCAGGCCGTCGAGACGCTGGACGGTGTCTTCGAGGGCGTGGAGACCGTCGACCGAAAGATCGTCGTCACCTGCCCGCACTGCTTCAACACAATCGGCAGGGAATACCGCCAGCTGGGCGCCAACTACAGCGTGCTGCACCACACCCAGCTGCTGAACCGGTTGGTGCGCGACAAGAAGCTGGTGCCCGTAACGCCTGTCTCGCAAGACATTACGTATCACGACCCTTGCTACCTGGGCCGCCACAACAAGGTGTACGAGGCGCCGCGTGAGCTGATCGGCTTCGCCGGGGCGAACCTCACCGAGATGCCGCGCAACTCCGACCGCAGCTTCTGCTGCGGCGCCGGCGGTGCGCGCATGTGGATGGAAGAGCACATCGGTAAGCGCATCAACCACGAGCGCGTCGACGAAGCGCTGGCCACCAACGCCGCGACGATCGCGACCGGGTGCCCGTTCTGCCGGGTGATGGTCACCGACGGCGTCAACGACCGGCAGGAAGAGGCGGGCCGCAGCGGGGTCGAAGTGCTCGACGTGGCGCAGATCCTGCTGGGCTCGCTCGAGTACGACAAGGCGACGCTGCCGGAGAAGGGCACCGCCGCAAAGGAAGCTTCGGAAAAGGCAGGCGAGCGGGCCGCGAAGGCCGAGCCCAAGGCCGCTGCCCCCGCCGCGACAGCACCGGAGGAGGCGCCCGCGACGGTTGCGGAGCCCGCGCCCGCCGAGCCCGAGCAGCCCGCCAAGGCCGCAGCGCCCGCGAAGGGGCTGGGTATCGCCGGCGGCGCCAAGCGTCCCGGCGCCAAGAAGGCCGCGGCTCCAGCGGCGCAAGCACCCGCGGCTCCTGCGGCGCCAGCACCGGCCACCGAGGCCGCGGAAGCCAAGACGGAAGCCGCGCCCGCCAAGGGCCTGGGCCTGGCCGCCGGCGCCAAGCGTCCGGGGGCCAAGAAGGCAGCACCGGCCGCCGCGGCCCCGGCGACCGAAGCGCCGCCGGAGAGCACGGAGGCCGCCGCACCGAAGGCCGCGGAAAAAACCGAGGAAAAGACCGAGCCCGCCGAGGCTGCGGAACCCAAGGCGCCGGCCGCACCCGTCAAGGGCCTGGGCATCGCCGCCGGCGCCAAGCGTCCGGGGGCCAAGAAGGCCGCCGCGCCGGCGGCCCCAGCCGCCGAAGCGAAAGCAGAGGCAGCCGCGCCCGTCGAGCAAAAGGCTGAGACCAAACCCGAGCCGAGCCCGGAGCCGTCCGAAGACACCAACGGCGACGCGGCGCCCCCGGCAGCCCCTGTTAAGGGGCTCGGCATCGCGCGCGGGGCGCGCCCCCCGGGGAAGCGCTGA
- a CDS encoding maleylpyruvate isomerase family mycothiol-dependent enzyme has protein sequence MDYAAAFLDENRSFSELFRDVDESLPVPTCPEWSLKQLFRHVGRGDRWAAQIVRDRLDQPPDVRSVEGGKPPPDPADAISWLHGGAQRLLDAVELSGVQTPVWTFLGERPANWWIRRRLHETSVHRADAAIALGREFTLDPAVAADGITEFLERIAVQAGSNGAPLPLEDGHTLHLHATDPGLGEAGEWTISVADGGVVWSHEHGKGSAALRGGATELLLAMARRTRLGDTGIEMFGDEAVWQTWLERTPL, from the coding sequence GTGGACTACGCGGCAGCCTTTCTCGACGAAAACCGGTCTTTTTCCGAGCTTTTCCGCGATGTCGACGAATCGCTGCCGGTGCCGACCTGCCCGGAGTGGAGCCTCAAGCAGCTGTTCCGCCATGTCGGCCGCGGCGATCGCTGGGCGGCGCAAATCGTGCGCGACCGACTCGACCAGCCGCCCGATGTCCGCAGCGTCGAAGGCGGCAAGCCGCCACCGGATCCCGCCGACGCGATCTCCTGGTTGCACGGCGGAGCCCAACGCCTGCTCGACGCCGTCGAGCTGTCCGGCGTCCAGACACCGGTATGGACCTTTCTCGGTGAGCGCCCAGCGAATTGGTGGATCCGACGCCGACTGCACGAGACGTCGGTACATCGCGCCGACGCGGCCATCGCGCTCGGGCGCGAATTCACCCTCGATCCCGCCGTCGCGGCGGACGGGATCACCGAGTTCCTCGAGCGCATCGCGGTCCAGGCCGGCAGCAACGGCGCCCCGCTGCCGCTCGAGGACGGCCACACCCTGCACCTGCACGCGACCGACCCCGGGCTGGGCGAAGCCGGCGAATGGACGATCAGTGTCGCGGACGGCGGCGTCGTCTGGTCACACGAGCACGGCAAGGGCAGTGCGGCGTTACGCGGCGGTGCCACCGAGCTGTTGCTGGCGATGGCGCGTCGAACTCGGCTCGGCGACACCGGTATCGAGATGTTCGGCGACGAGGCCGTCTGGCAAACCTGGCTGGAGCGCACGCCGCTCTAG
- the rfbA gene encoding glucose-1-phosphate thymidylyltransferase RfbA, whose translation MRGIILAGGSGTRLHPITMGISKQLLPVYDKPMVYYPLSTLMMAGIRDILVITTPHDAAGFQRLLGDGSQFGINLSYVEQASPDGLAQAFVLGDKHIGNDSVALVLGDNIFYGPGLGTSLDRFQSIDGGAIFAYWVANPSAYGVVEFSPDGLALSLEEKPATPKSNYAVPGLYFYDNDVIEIAKSLKPSARGEYEITDVNRIYLNRGRLAVEVMARGTAWLDTGTFDSLLDASDFVRTLERRQGLKVSVPEEVGWRRGWINDDELATRARTLLKSGYGGYLLEMMERG comes from the coding sequence ATGCGCGGAATCATCTTGGCCGGCGGTTCGGGCACGCGCCTGCACCCGATCACGATGGGCATCAGCAAGCAGTTGCTGCCGGTCTACGACAAGCCGATGGTCTACTACCCGTTGTCCACCTTGATGATGGCCGGAATCCGCGACATCTTGGTGATCACCACCCCACACGACGCGGCCGGCTTTCAGCGACTGCTGGGCGACGGTTCGCAGTTCGGCATCAACCTCAGCTATGTCGAGCAGGCGAGCCCCGATGGCCTGGCACAGGCTTTTGTATTGGGCGACAAGCACATCGGCAACGATTCGGTGGCCTTGGTATTGGGGGACAACATCTTCTACGGCCCGGGACTGGGCACCAGCCTTGATCGCTTCCAATCCATCGACGGTGGGGCGATTTTCGCGTACTGGGTGGCCAACCCGTCGGCCTACGGTGTGGTCGAATTCAGTCCCGACGGACTGGCGTTGTCACTGGAGGAGAAACCGGCCACGCCGAAGTCGAATTACGCGGTGCCCGGGCTGTACTTCTACGACAACGACGTCATCGAAATCGCCAAGAGCCTGAAGCCGTCGGCGCGCGGCGAGTACGAGATCACCGACGTCAACCGGATCTACCTGAACCGCGGCCGGCTTGCGGTCGAGGTGATGGCCCGCGGCACCGCCTGGCTGGACACCGGAACCTTCGACTCGCTGCTGGACGCCAGTGACTTCGTGCGCACCCTGGAACGACGGCAAGGCCTGAAAGTCAGTGTGCCCGAAGAGGTTGGGTGGCGGCGGGGCTGGATCAACGACGACGAGCTGGCCACGCGTGCTCGCACGCTGCTCAAGTCCGGGTATGGCGGCTACCTGCTGGAGATGATGGAGCGGGGCTGA